From the Neoarius graeffei isolate fNeoGra1 chromosome 1, fNeoGra1.pri, whole genome shotgun sequence genome, one window contains:
- the kiaa0232 gene encoding uncharacterized protein KIAA0232 homolog has translation MRPVSGDSSGAVPPESVSLLGSLSPSDMSLLQSLGPVQSWLGQELEKCGIDAMIYTRYVLSLLLHDSYDYDLQDQENDIFLGWEKGAGKKWGRSKRKGGTDLSLEEMKKQAAVQCLRSASDENSGVESLVEELCSKLKDIQNKQKEKEKQTIKKSDESRSPELAESPSSKDQVEMYYEAFPPLSEKPVCLQEIMTVWNKAKASAYSSSSSAAPQTSTDTSSPKDCPSESEACKDKAPDPLVTTNEKAQHRRSKKEKENRYHGGASGICSDQVISQNKRHARHRSDLGHRPRSWSSGSSEGGSSSSGNQCDARTCKGARIRHRSREVGSRNKKGRNHGQVKLALKAIDKEERRNTGSSCSASEGPLKHQQHYTKKGKKPLRELRKDPSWVDLKESGGEANNREYMEEPLWYTEPISEYFVPFSWSKLETKYRSKPDSPNDLATSIDVDSLSEHVQGICIANTSFQRAYLAAGTFVDGHFVEVSSEGNEEATELNGTSSCPLPEDGKDLDDEHLSELTHFYEVDIYQSILDPSASDAVQESRILNMIRQKSNEPRDIEAGCCVDLDGFELQGESAIKADSLGASGDDVILTQDMENIAHMWECCSSSSSEELEGESCAGDSPARLSPLFGSAPFNMSKLSCAFGEPPVRDFSGSTSALNSCFSLFEVQCDSSAFPFSCDSLTSSRENIDSSSCLDPHANKQSRLLIWTKNSAFDENEHCSNLSTRTCSPWSHSEETRSDIEQVAGQADESSQFGSEEVGCIIPPIPTSYLEEEFLDFLQESPSDQQDEMSAGIVSNQTFNKVSKLESVCGIALEQDESKQYNAVLFPEDTNQQNDDDYSSGIIKDIWMAIGDRDCVLALEVEKVDDLFSEETPNYQCGCLDGDAKEPVEKKAVQHSEYHLWEGQKEDQGLAKNKVSKVDGGDYATPARPWDVDSERDNTSFILGGVYGELKTLSGDKEWTVVPPINTCGNLLQCASASSSDVVTIAGTDVFMNTGSCFAPGHKPLWRPLVSFGQNSQATKGSGEGLNKGFSVIFHEDLLGSCGGYCGEQQGLDYPFSSFDLNNPFSQVLHVECSFEPEDIASFSPGFKPKSILCSNSDNEPFSPRLYGINRTQYRAIRISPRTHFRPISASELSPGWCSVSDGESEKEEMSLPIPDQTDLFDDPQADLKPLEEDAECEGPYYGKSELESGKFLPRLKKSGMEKSAQTSLDSQEGGGTTLTTVEQEICFDCEIAGKSAEAVLAVRSLVEVPVDMLQKEESCCERESCRCVGASQLLELGNSYDVVQDLHEFPRLSFGERSVTSSQREDSWWQNTLCSSMFSGSRCTESSNI, from the exons GGGGAGGAGCAAGAGGAAGGGAGGGACGGACCTGAGTCTGGAGGAGATGAAGAAGCAGGCCGCTGTGCAATGCCTGCGTTCTGCTTCTGATGAA AACTCTGGAGTCGAAAGTTTGGTTGAGGAGCTTTGCTCAAAGCTCAAGGACATTCAGAACAAACAAAAAG aaaaagaaaaacaaaccatTAAGAAGTCCGATGAATCCCGATCTCCTGAATTGGCTGAATCACCTTCTTCGAAAGACCAGGTGGAAAT GTACTACGAAGCCTTTCCACCTCTATCAGAAAAACCTGTTTGTCTCCAAGAGATTATGACCGTGTGGAACAAGGCTAAAGCAAGTGCGTATTCCAGCTCCTCATCTGCTGCCCCTCAAACGAGCACAGACACCTCCTCCCCAAAAGATTGCCCCAGTGAGAGTGAAGCCTGCAAGGACAAAGCACCTGATCCGTTGGTCACTACCAATGAGAAGGCTCAGCATCGACGcagcaagaaagaaaaagagaacagATACCATGGGGGTGCATCTGGGATTTGCAGTGACCaggttatttctcaaaataaaagGCATGCCAGACATCGGTCTGATTTGGGGCACCGGCCCCGGTCCTGGTCCTCTGGCTCCAGCGAGGGTGGCTCAAGCTCTAGTGGTAACCAGTGTGACGCAAGGACCTGTAAAGGAGCTCGGATTAGACACAGGTCTCGTGAGGTTGGCAGCAGAAACAAAAAAGGGCGAAACCATGGGCAAGTCAAACTGGCCCTTAAGGCTATTGACAAAGAAGAGCGCAGAAACACAGGTAGCAGTTGCAGTGCCTCCGAAGGCCCTCTGAAGCACCAACAGCACTacacgaaaaaaggcaaaaagccATTAAGGGAGCTCCGGAAAGATCCCAGCTGGGTTGACTTGAAAGAGTCTGGAGGTGAAGCCAATAACAGGGAATATATGGAAGAACCCCTTTGGTACACCGAGCCCATATCGGAGTATTTTGTCCCGTTCAGCTGGAGTAAACTGGAGACAAAGTATCGAAGCAAACCAGATTCCCCCAACGACCTAGCTACGTCCATTGATGTGGACAGTCTGTCTGAGCACGTACAGGGGATCTGCATCGCCAACACTTCGTTTCAAAGGGCGTACCTTGCAGCAGGTACTTTCGTGGATGGGCACTTTGTCGAAGTGTCCAGTGAGGGAAACGAGGAGGCCACTGAACTGAATGGGACCTCAAGCTGCCCTCTTCCTGAGGATGGTAAAGATTTAGATGATGAGCATCTGTCTGAACTCACTCACTTCTATGAAGTTGATATATATCAATCCATATTGGATCCCAGTGCCTCAGATGCAGTACAAGAAAGTCGGATCTTAAACATGATTCGGCAAAAGAGCAATGAGCCAAGAGACATTGAGGCAGGGTGTTGTGTAGATTTAGATGGCTTTGAACTGCAGGGGGAAAGTGCAATAAAGGCGGATTCTTTGGGAGCTTCGGGAGACGACGTGATTCTTACGCAGGACATGGAAAACATTGCTCATATGTGGGAGTGCTGCTCATCATCTAGTTCTGAGGAGTTGGAAGGAGAAAGCTGTGCAGGTGACTCTCCAGCTAGGCTCTCTCCGCTGTTTGGCAGTGCGCCATTTAACATGAGCAAGTTGTCCTGCGCTTTTGGAGAGCCTCCTGTCCGAGATTTCAGTGGGAGCACGTCGGCCCTAAACTCCTGTTTCTCGCTCTTTGAAGTGCAGTGCGATAGCTCTGCTTTCCCCTTTTCCTGCGACTCCCTTACATCCAGTCGTGAAAACATAGATTCAAGTAGCTGTCTAGATccccatgcaaacaaacagtctcGCTTGCTAATTTGGACCAAAAATAGTGCCTTTGATGAGAACGAACACTGCTCTAACCTGTCGACGAGAACCTGCAGTCCATGGTCCCATTCAGAGGAGACGCGCTCAGACATTGAGCAAGTTGCTGGCCAAGCAGACGAGTCTTCTCAATTTGGCAGTGAGGAAGTTGGCTGCATAATTCCTCCTATTCCAACGTCATACCTGGAGGAGGAATTTTTGGATTTCTTGCAGGAGAGCCCAAGTGACCAGCAAGATGAAATGAGTGCAGGCATAGTGTCCAATCAGACCTTCAACAAGGTATCGAAACTGGAGTCTGTGTGTGGAATCGCCTTAGAGCAGGATGAGAGCAAACAGTATAACGCTGTTTTGTTTCCAGAAGACACCAACCAACAAAATGATGATGATTACAGCTCAGGAATAATAAAAGATATTTGGATGGCTATTGGAGACCGAGATTGTGTATTGGCTCTTGAAGTGGAGAAAGTAGATGATTTGTTTTCAGAGGAGACACCAAACTATCAGTGTGGCTGTCTTGATGGTGATGCAAAGGAGCCCGTTGAAAAGAAGGCTGTACAGCATTCAGAGTACCACCTGTGGGAGGGTCAGAAGGAGGACCAAGGCCTGGCCAAAAATAAAGTCTCCAAGGTGGATGGTGGGGACTACGCAACACCTGCCAGGCCTTGGGATGTTGATTCGGAGAGGGACAATACATCATTTATTCTTGGAGGAGTGTACGGAGAACTGAAGACCTTAAGTGGGGACAAGGAATGGACTGTGGTTCCACCCATCAACACCTGTGGGAACCTGTTGCAATGTGCATcagcttcctcatctgatgtggtAACCATTGCAGGGACTGATGTGTTCATGAATACAGGCAGTTGTTTTGCTCCTGGTCATAAGCCTCTGTGGCGACCTTTGGTGTCCTTCGGACAGAACAGTCAGGCTACCAAAGGCTCAGGGGAAGGACTGAATAAGGGATTTTCTGTTATCTTCCATGAAGATTTGCTTGGATCCTGTGGAGGCTATTGTGGAGAGCAGCAAGGACTTGATTACCCATTTTCATCCTTTGATCTCAATAACCCTTTTTCCCAGGTCCTGCATGTGGAATGCTCCTTTGAACCAGAAGATATAGCCTCATTCAGCCCAGGATTCAAGCCAAAGTCCATACTGTGCTCAAACTCTGACAACGAGCCATTCAGTCCAAGGCTATATGGCATTAACCGCACCCAGTACCGGGCCATCCGCATATCCCCAAGGACTCACTTCCGGCCAATATCAGCCTCTGAGCTTTCTCCTGGCTGGTGTAGCGTATCGGATGGAGAATCCGAAAAGGAGGAAATGAGTCTTCCCATTCCTGATCAGACCGACCTCTTCGACGACCCGCAGGCAGACCTCAAACCTCTGGAGGAAGACGCGGAGTGCGAAGGCCCTTACTATGGAAAGTCTGAACTGGAGTCTGGTAAATTTTTACCTAGATTAAAGAAGTCGGGCATGGAGAAGAGTGCCCAGACCTCACTCGATTCCCAGGAAGGTGGGGGTACAACTCTGACAACCGTCGAGCAGGAGATTTGCTTCGACTGCGAAATTGCAGGAAAATCTGCAGAAGCAGTGCTGGCTGTCCGCTCTCTTGTGGAGGTGCCTGTGGACATGCTTCAGAAAGAGGAGTCCTGCTGCGAAAGGGAGTCTTGTAGGTGTGTTGGAGCAAGCCAGCTTCTGGAATTGGGGAACTCGTACGATGTGGTTCAAGATTTGCATGAG TTTCCCCGGTTGAGTTTTGGGGAGCGGAGTGTGACGAGTAGCCAGCGTGAGGATTCCTGGTGGCAGAATACGCTTTGTTCCTCCATGTTTTCAGGATCTCGCTGCACAG AAAGCAGCAACATATGA